The window tccaaagaaaatacaaaatgttctttttttccagtcctttttgtctttgacgcttctgacgctgtctgttgttcaagagtgccttgacacaaggaatccgacagctgaaacccatgtgtttgtgtgtagtggttcttgaagcactgactccagctgcagtccactatttgtgaatctcccccacatttttgaatgttttgtttcacaatcctccccagggtgcggttatctctattgcttatacacttttttttttttttttctaccacatcttttccatcccttcgcctctctattaatgtgcttggacacacagagctctgtgaatgaccttttgtgtcttgccctccttgtgcaaggtgtcaatggtcgtcttttggacaactgtcaattcagcagtcttccccatgattgtgtagcctacagaaccagactgagagaccatttaaaggcctttgcaggtgttttgagttaattggCTGATtacagtgtggcaccaggtgtcttcaatattgaaccttttcacaatattctaattttctgagatactgaatttgggattttccttagaattaaaagaaataaatatttgaaatatatcagtctgtgtgtaatgaaatataatatacaagtttcgctttttgaatggaattagtgaaatcaactttttgatgatattctaattatatgaccagcacctgtatatttgcTATTTGTATTAAACTAAGAGTTGCATGGTTGCTTGATTTGTTTTTCTAACTATAATGTAGCGACAGCTATGATAAAGTGTGGtccttcacaaaaataaaaccatagaTACTTTACTAGCATGTGTTTTAGCGTGTTAGTAGCACCCTTGAAAGGTCAGGAGTTGTGGCTGTTGGCTTTGCCTGCCTCTGGAAGCCATGAATGGCTGTTTAAACCATCTCTCACCCCGTCACACCTTCACTCTTACTCTGCCTTTCTCTCATGCACTCTTTTTAACATAGGAATAACAAACTACACCTTTGGCATGATTTCTTCCTCTCAACCAAACATTGACTTGCCAATATCTTTTTAAACCTGCTCAACAatataataattgtgttttttttatttaaaacactgaCACCGTTTGTATGTAGAGAACTGAACCCAATTgcaacatttaaaggaatagtgggaaaaaaaaagtgaactttatcatttatttactctCATGATGTCCCTAACCTGTACAattgactttcttctgtgaaacactaaTGGAGAATTTTTTTAATGTCCCAGGTGCTCTTTTCCATAACGTAAAAAAAATCAGACTGGGGCTTTCAGGCTTAAATAAGAACTAAAAAAGTACCATAAAACTACTATAAAGTTATTATATGACTTTAGGAGACTCTGAATGTTGCACATAAGTCACAAGAGCCACTTTTATGGtcctttgttatttatttttttggagctCAACAACTCCGGTCCCCATTCAGTTTCATTATATGAGAGAGAACGGCTTGAAtgatcttcaaaatatctacttttgtgttcGACTGAACTAATACAAAAAATGAAGTCATGtacatttggaatgacatgagggtgaataaatagaCCAAATTGTACTTTTCAGGAGAATTATtgctttaaatcataattcatatCACTGTTGAATCATAATTCATATCCCTGAAGGATGGGTAAGAGACCCAGGACAGTCTAACCTTTATAACGTCATATTTATCAGCTACATCAGATTATGATTTTGGTTGTTTTATGGTGGTAAGGCACCTATAGCTCTTTTGTAAGTTTCCGTTTCTATTATTCGCACGATGGCTTCCTTTTTCTCACAGGGGCATCTTTCACAGAATCTGTCCAATGAGCAGCGTCCTCTGATTTAAATATTCACACAGTATGGTTTAGCACATCAAGTGAGACCTTTCACTTGAATTCACCTCAGTGAGCAACATAAAGCTGCTCGATTTAAAAGTGACTTCTGTCTGAGCTGTGCTTTATACATCACTACAGTATTGACGCTGGACTTTTTTACTCATGTGATTGCACATTAAGAGGGTTCTGTTTTCTACATATGCACTATTAATTAAAAGGATACTGACTGACTGGATGGGGGACCATCTACTGCTTTTACCATGTCTTTGTTATCGACTGAATCACAGAGGACATATAAAGCCATAGTGATCATGTGAAATGCATAGACCAGTAGTACATAATAGGGTGCTTATTTGAGTGGGAAGTGTTTGTCATTGGGCATGGAGTGCCTTGGCAAGAAGCTTGTGCCCTGAGACCTGCTTTGAAAGCGTGTGCACCTTTTGTTAAGCTTGGCTTTATGCATCTCCCAAGAATGGTCCCATCCATCAGTCATGACCCCCTTTCTTCGGAGTATTCATCTCTTCTCATTGTTCCTCTCTCGTCCCTCTTTTGCACTCATTCAGGTTGATAAGTTGGATGCTTCTGAGTCTTTGAGGAAAGAGGAAGAACAGCTCACAGAGGCACAACCCATTGTCTACGGTAGGACCTTTACACTTTTCCTTCATTTAACAAGGTTTCCTCTACAAATTATTCATCAAGATATATAGTATTTCTTTGGCCAAATGTCCaaatgtactcatttatttaactatgttttaacaataattatttatttagtttttggttATGTTTTGTTTGCTAGCAAGTATGAATggaatttatatttaattcacatataatgtaatgttttcacttAATGTTTTGCTGTATCCTCAATatgccactgtgtgtgtgtgtgtgtgtgtgtgtgtgtgtgtgtatatatataattagtagtTTTTGTATTAATGCTCCTGTGTTCAATCATTTTGTTCGCAGGCACACCCCAGCTGATGCTCACCGCAGGCCCCAGTGTCGCAGTCCCCCCTCAGCAGCCTTACGGCTACGGTTACCCCACAGCGACTGGATACGGCCAACCCGCACAGCCAGGCTTCGGCTACGGCATGTGAAGCCCTCCTGCCACAGCTGTCCATCCATCTCTCCTTAAGTTCCTTACTAGCTTATTGTGATCTACTCACAAGGTTAtatacagtcaaaaaaaaaaaaaaagttacaagttttaaattattttccttaaaatgcaATGAAGgacttcatttttatttgtgttgtcaAAGAAATTATCAGACcacatttttgttatttcacATTCCATATTTAAGGCTACTTCTATCTactagtttttcttttcattttttttttgtgagctgattttcttttttttaaggggGCATGGGTTGTGTATGTAAGTGGAGTGTCAAGAAGAGCAATTAACCTTAAAATATGTCGTGAAGCATCTGATTTGCACTCTGTCGTGAGAGGAAACTAATGTAGAATCTCTTAATTTTGATGTATTGTATGTGAAGAGCTTACACTGTCAGtctgtttaatgcatttcattattgtatattctgaaaaaaaggtTAAACAATATTTGAACATGAACGTATGCATCCATGGGTACATTGAGCTAACACTAAGTAAAAAATCTGATACCCTACACGAATATGTAGCTGTATGGAAATTTTAAGCACATACAGACATGAATATAGTAAATGATTTTAATCCCTTAGCCTAAACGGGTTTCCCGGATTGACCTCGTAGTTGTTAACATCTCATTCACTCCATGTGTAACAGGTGACCTTTTCTTGTATTGAATACAGTGCTCTTTCTTGTGTGAATCCATTTCCATAAATGAGCAAGGGATGCATCGATTCTTCTGACTTGTGTGTTTACTCATCCGATTCTTTGTATTGGGGTTTGTGTGTGCCAGGTGTCGTGCTGTTCTTGCTCACTATTCGAGTGTACAGAAGAATGAATACACAAATGGAGACCAATGCTTTGTCCATCTGTAAGATTTGTGTGCGGTCTGCAGATTCGGGAATAAATTCACAGGATTGTGATTACTTTGGTGGCTTGATTGTAAACCGGCAAAGATTAAAATGAAACCCATCCATTCTCCATCATATATCTTGacactttatttttttcacagatcaTGCAGAAGCCATTAAaggtgcagtgttttttttttctctctctctcaaggtgTCATGCTGGTCAACATTGCAGTTATCTTTGAAGAAATGTGTAGTTAGCATAATTGACTTTAtcctgtaaacaaataaaatttagctgatcatgtgatctcaacatgagACGACCACCTCGATGTTCAATAAATCATTTACTGGGCCAGTGATGCGAGAAATGTCTTTTTAAACAATGCAttatacagaaatatttttttataaaaaataacgaGGGAACTTAATTTTGCTGAAATGTATTAGTGGATCTTTGTATAAACAGTGCTTAATTGTATCAATCTATAAGAagcctgcaaaaaaagaaaaaaatgttgaaaGTTCAAAACACGTTTTAGACGCCTATAAATAGTCTCAGTGAAAAAGGACATGAACTTTCTTCGGCGTACGCTAGAAAATCCCAGATACGCAGACGACAGGATAAAAGATCTTCTTGGTCATCAAAATAACCTTTCAGTTTTCGTCTcgttaataaaaaacaaaacgacCCGCAAGCCATAGAGCGAAGCTGCTGAGCTACATCATACAGTAATATATTTCAATACAAGTGTTCTGTAATACTGAGAGTTTGGCGCAAATTATTTGTCACTCTAAACTCGCTGACGGAACAGATGCCAGTGCAGTGGTTGTCtcgaggacttttattttgaaatgactgCACTGCAGCTGAACGTGAGTCATTTCCTGTGGCTGCTGTGGCTTACTACTGCTTCTGTCAGGACGGTAGAGTGGGTTGCAGGTATGACTGTGTCCCTTCACTTTACCTCTGTTATgactcttttctctctttttagccTAAGAGTATGTAAACCTCACTATATAATCGATGCTGAGTCTCAAATCAATTCTAAACAGCAATAGTGGACTCGAAGCTAATTCTTGCCGGTTCATCACCCACATGGGCTGCTAGAAACCTGTAAAAGAAATCTGAAAATggtatttagtttatttaaaataattggtaACTACCCCACTTAATCAGTTGCTTATCCTTTGCTATTAAGTTATATCTTAGGTTTGCTTAAGTGCTATTAAAGGTCCTGGTACACTTGTACAGTGATTAGTGTCCTGTGATGGAAATAAATGAATACCCTGCTACTAGAATACATTAGATATTTTTGTTTGTCAGTGTCAttgattttaatgttttcttttcttctgatatttattattattattattatttaaatcagcatTTCTTAATTTATTCCCTAAAGACTAGCTACTAATCACTCAAGGTTTTCTTGAGAGGACACACCACCATCAACACTAACCAAAGTTTGATTTGGGATGTTTGTCTGCCCTCAGCAAACTCACAAAGGCCTCGGTGAGTCGTGTTTTCTCTGCTGTCATCACAGGGTTTGTTTCTGTGCGCAGGTGTCTGAACTGTAAACAGTAGTGGGAGATGGCTGCAAATGGAGCAGAATGTGAACAGCCACAGAAAAGACTAGGACCCAAAGACAAGCAGAATGGCAGTTCTACAGGTTTGTTAAGATGATTTAATCACGTACCTGCTGGCAGCCACTGTGTAACCCTCAGATGAGCTAATCAAGGGTCAGGACCAGAGATAAAACATCCTATGGACATGCCCTAGTTACACTAATAGATTGATCTGTCTTCATTGAtcttaaaggattagtttccCCAAAAATTAGCTGAAAGTCGTCTCACCCTCAGGGCTTAtgagatgaagatgagtttgtttaatcagaacagatttggagaaatggtaccaatggatcctctgcaagtTGTTTTGACATATAattgaattatattttgaaagCTTGTGGATTGTACCCACAGATTCatctctgagagagagaaagcagcagGACAGGGAAGAGCGGCTTTCTTTAGTGATGTGGAAGAGGCCTTTTACCACACTACAGTATTTCTTCATAGAAACCCTCATTACCCTGAAAGAATGGACATGGAAGTAAGCGTTCAGTTTTTTTATCGTACATTCATAATTCTAAGTGTcttttatatatagtttaaggAAAGTTTAACCTAATTATTTGCACCTACCCTTGTATGGTGAAGTTAAATTCCTACTGATGcttaaaaagtgaaaatgtcaCCCAGCGATATATTTACAAGtgtctttcaggattctttttttttaaatgaagaataagaaatttatacttttatgtagcaaggatgcattaaattgatggaAAATAACATGAAGACATTTAAagtgttacaaaacatttctataaaaaaaaatgctgttcttttaaaagctctgttcatcaaagaatcctgaaaaaagtgcaatctcagtttccataaaaatgtcAAGCAACTGTTTTGCAGCATTGCTgaaagtaattttaattttaatttttcttgagcagcaaatcagcatattagcatattagaaagatttctgaaggatcatgtggcacttaAGACTGGAGTTATTGAAAATTCTGCTTTACCATCACaatgataaatgacattttaaaatgctttgaaatataaaaatgtatatgtatgtgtatatatatatatatatatatatatatatatatatatatatataattatgtatttattaacagGCTTTGGCAGAGAAGAGGTGTGGTATTTTTGGCCGTAGTCCTATTTTCACTTTTCTCAATGGCTTACTCAATAGAAGGAGAACATCAACAGGTGAGCTCAGGGGCCTATACAGTATTTATAGGGTTCCCACGGGGTCCTTGaaatcaattcaagtttatttgtatagcgctttttacaaaaaaatccttaaaagtttgtgaatctgaaaaaaaaatctacattgatACAGGTCCTTGTATGTTCttcaatttatttattgcaaGAAGTTTCTGGAAAAAAATCCATGTTCCCTCTGGTCCACTAATGTGTTATTTCGCCAACATTTCATGGCCTATGCATAGAAGCTTGCTTGATTTAAATTCGTTACGCACATTTACATGTTACGTTAAGTGTTTCGCAATCCTGCCCGCTTCCTGCAAACATTCTTATATTGCATAATTTTCGTGCATCagggatttttatttaaatctctcTCTCCTCATCCTGTGATCAGTCAAATCGTGTTGAATGCAAGGCCTGCTTAACACttaacactgattactgtcagactttcagaatccttcttcacttgaattaagaatataatcatttaattgtttaaagcCTCAAAAATCtgactttagcagctctttttactttgagatctGAAGATATAGTGTAATAGccatgatactgtttttgaaatcaaatctttgcatatcCATGACAGGAAACACTAGCATCaaacaatgccttggaaaaaaaagaaagaaaaaaaatcatacacataaaccaaaataagaaataaaacagttatttaccattaacatttttattcattatcaacattttcattcattaacattttcataagtaactgtaatttaattatactttttttttctccttctcagTAGCCTAACTGTAACCGATTAcagttgcatttattttgtaatgaaattaCGTATTTTAGTTAGACCTACATGTAGTTCCTCCCCAAAACTGGTCAGATCTGATGATAAAATCCCATGCATGGGCGTGTTGTAATGGAAATGGCGGATGAGGGACGAAACAGGGGCGTCAAAAAGAGGGCCAAAACCTGACGTCCTCAAAACATTGCTTTTGCCGTGATACTGCAGGTTACACCAGCAACATGTCcgtggacactgcagactagcGGTTTGCATGTGTACAGCACATCTACGCAGACaatgacgcagaagtataaatgaaaactgacgcATAGCCCACGGTGTAGGTCCAACGCAGAAGTATGAATCAGCCTTTAGCTGTGTTTATGATCAATATGCGTGACTGTGactgtaaaatatatactttagGTATGGAAATGGCATGTTTTGATATTTGGGATATGGTCATTGCACAAATTTAACCACCAACCAACCACACCCCAGCCCCCCGCCCCGCCCCGCCCACACccactgtcctctttttggaaaactaaaataCGGTCAATATGGTTCATGCACACACAAAACTACTAAGATGGTACCTTTATGTTTCACAGACACACCCAGAAATGAATGTTgcattgctttgctttgcttgtAAAGATAATGGAAACCCATGAGGCTAGAAAAACTTAAAAGCATATTCATATGTCTTAAAACTTCTGGTTACACGATCCTAAGCTCTTTTCAGTAAGATCCATGCAAaagttcattttaaatcattttagaatACAGCATAGGATGTACTGAATATTCTTCAGTTTcatgcaaaacagaaatacaacaaatacaataTCAGATCTCTGgccaatttttgttgttgttgcatagTTGTGTTTGACataaaaactgtaacaatgtATCTTACAAGATAACACAATGTAACCCTGCTCTCACTTGAAATGTGTCCCCACATTAAGTCCTTGAATTTGAGGGTATTGGACATGTAAAGTCCTTGAAAGGTCCTTGAATTTGATGTTAATCAAGGTGTGGGAACCCTTGTATTTACCTACTGCTTTGATCTCCATTTAATAGCCAGAATTGTTGTATTGTTAATGTAATTGAATTATTGTAATCTTTTTAAGATCAGAGTCTTTCCTAAGCTTCTGTAAGGTAGTCATTTGGTTTGTATTTACTCACATGCTTTACTAGTGAAATGATTACTGTGAAGCGTCTTGATTCTTGATGAATTTACAGTGTTTGTATTGTTTGCAGTATGTACAGTACCTGGAGAAGAAGTTCCTGTGGTGCGCCTACTGGGTAGGCCTGGGTATTTTGTCTTCGGTCGGTCTTGGCACTGGactgcacactttccttctttacCTGGTGAGACTTCTGGACTGCtgcatatatgcatgtgtatgtgtgccaGCAGTTTAATCAACCTTTAGGAGTCTACAAGCATATCCTTGACCTCAGTGGTTTACAAACATGGTCTGAAAACCTCCCATGGGGTCTTTACATAGAGTACAGGCAGATATTCCCTTAAAGTAACTGTCAGGGGCCGTCAGTCAAAAGGGAAGTGTATTTGTGGTCGATGTTCCACTGAAGTATATTAATAGTGTGACAGTGAAAGCATGTGCTCCTCTGCTTCTCTACAGCAGATCTCGTAATCAGAACCTTTCACCAGTTTCCACTGACTCAGACCGAACTGCGAGACCGTGGTCAGTAGTATCCACTTCCACTGGCTGTGGTAAAATCACACCCCTTCTTTTTTTTTCGCCAGAGAACTCTAGTACTTTGTGCTCCGTTTGTTTTGCATGGGTGGCATTGTGAAAGAATGGGATGTGAAAGTGCAGATATGCACAATGTTTCACCACCAGACTTATGTACAAAGATGAGCATTTTTCACGTCAAACTGAATGTTTagcttttggaatttttgaaGGACAAAAACTGTAGAGACAGAGaagcacacacaaaataattatcatcataatatatgtttttttagagCTGTCAGAAGTAATGATAACaacttatttttagttttattcacaTAGCATAACTTTAAGAGGGGGGAAAATACACTTCAGCATTTTccagataatatttttatattaagtagTAGAATGACAGTATAAAAGCCAGAAATTACATTCATTGTACAACATGGTCTTTCATAGTCTACAGTTTGAAATTTTGGAGTTTGAAAGAAGTTCTCTCCCCAATCAAattgtattattgtaatttaaagtaattattttctatttgaatatgttttcaaatgtaatttgatgcaaagctgaatttccagcatcattactccagtcttcggtgtcacatgatcctgcagaaatcactctaatctgctgatttgctgctcaaaaaaaatatttcttattactatcaatgttgaaaaaaagttgagcagcttaatatttttttggaaactgattatttcttatttgaaattattttattgtaacgTTAAGAAATCCTTTGCTgtcattttttaatcaatttaatgcatcctcctagttgaataaaaaaagattattcatCAAGGATGAATAAAAAGAGTTTGAGAAGTGGCTTGTGTCAGGTTTCCGAGTCTGGGAAATGAACTCAATTTCAGAGAGTAACCAGATAAAACACTGTCATGAGCTCATTTCTCTGAGAAGAGACTAAAAAGTGGTCCTGACTGACTGACATCACCTCCGCCTGTACAGATCCCAGCAGTCTGCAGAGGAACCGAAGATCAACAGTTAGACTGGGTTTAGGTTTAACAGGCTTTTTAGTGCAGGTTTTGGTATCTTGTTGCTTTACGGTCATAATAAAGCAACTTTTGAAGTGAGAAAATAAAGGTTTCCGTACCACTTGTTTCATCTGTTGAATGTTTTCTTCTGGATTAAGTTTGATTTGAATGGATCAGTTCACTAAACGGTTCCACCTGAATCATTCCTGTTTCCTTCGGGTAAGCAAGGTTAATCATGTGTTCAAAATGCTAGACGTGGTGTATTGTCCAGTCTTCTCTCCCACGTATAATCCCCCACAGACTGACCGACCGACGGTGGGAATGAATGACATCAATGTCTGTTTTCACTTAGCAAATGAATTGTCATTCAGAAGCTGTTGCAGTTTTTCCATCGCACTGTATTGAGGCCACAAGATTTTCGACCTTGCATTGAACCACAATGTTTAACGTACTTTGTCAACggacaagtttttattttacttgctgAAGAACTAATCTAAGAAATGTATCGAGTGGTGCATGTGCCAGCGCTCATAGAAAAGAAATGTTCATGCTCACCTGAAGTATTATTTCAGTCTGTAAACATGGGATTGCATCATTTCCTCCAGGGTCCACACATAGCTTCAGTCACCCTGGCTGCATATGAATGCGGCTCTGTGAATTTCCCCGAGCCGCCCTACCCAGCTCAGATAGTGTGTCCGGAGGAGGAGGTCCTGCAGGAGAGCATCACACTATGGACCATCATGTCGAAGGTTCGCCTGGAGGCCTGCATGTGGGTGAGTGTTTTACAGCGCACTCTTTCCCCATCGACTACTAAAGCTGCTCACTTAAGGCACTCGCAGACGTCAGAACTCTTGCCAAGTGTAAAAAGCGATCATACTAGATTTTGTGGACATATTTCAGACCCTGCGACAAGTACGACGTCACCAtctcggtttaaaaaaaaaaataaaaataaataattaaacgttcaaatgatttattgaaatatataataattgaaatttatatacaaatattttgtagcTTTACAATGTACagcagaatatatttaaaatatagcaaatatctttgtaataaaatgttgatAATTTATAAGAgtgaatattttgatatttttgatattataaaaaaatatatatatgtgtgtgtgtgtgtgtgtgtgtaaaaatttgTTCATgatttatagtatatttataacaaaaatgtatattataaaagtattactataatattattatttgtaattttaatataattgtgtatacataattcattgtttatttatatataatacactatttacaatacaatataatattaataatttggaACAGATCTATAATATAAAATCTGTGAAtttataatagatataattataattaagtagatttaaattattatttttttgttaacatatattatattatatgtgtatatatttatatatacacacacacagaatagaTGTGTATCCTCCTTGTTTGATTATCAGAAGATAATCAGTGAAAGTCTTTTGCACATATGCCTATGTTCTCAAAAACCTAGTGTGATCATCCCAACTTCAAGAAGCTTTGTTTGTGAAGACTTGCAGAGCTGAGAAGAATCACACATTGTGTCCCCGTTAGGCTCATCATTTGTGACTGCATTTGCAGGGCGCAGGCACAGCTATTGGAGAGCTGCCTCCTTACTTCATGGCACGGGCGGCACGGCTGTCTGGAGCAGATCCTGATGATGAAGATTATGAGGAATTTGAGGAGATGCTGGAGCAGGCACAGAGCCCACAGGTCTGCATCTCATGTCCAAACCTTCCCCTTCATACAGACAGCAGCTCCTTTTGATCTTCATCAGGGGCTCCTCTAGATGTTCAAAGCTTAACTAACCATTTCCTTCCAGTGGTCATGCCTTTATGAAGCCGACAGTGATGCCCCCCGTGAAGCAGCAGATACTGTATCCTGTTAGAGGGAGGTGTTCCAGTGTCTCATTCCCATGAGGCCTCACTATTGTGGTTCACTTATGCGGGTCACATGATTTCTTGGAAGGGCTCTCCCCTGACTTCCAGTAAACCCCTTGAGCAGCGGGTGACTCAGAGTCAGAGCTTCCTTTTAATCACGGCCTTTTAGTGTCTAAGTGGACCCCACATGGTCTGCGTCTTCACACAAAGATTTTTAATTGGAGGAATTTAATATGGTGTGCTGCACCTCAGAGTTTAGTGATTAATCAGCgaaatgtcactttttttctgttgcacataaaagtatttattttaaataacttttttttttgtataatattgactttttctttgtcattttgccTTATTATTGTACAGTAACTGAAAGTTGAATTTCAGAAATTGTTCTGCTGAAACAATATACAATAAACacgtttttttatgtaaacaattaatgaatataatgcataatagtactgatatttatttttgaatttatacAATTGTtcctaattatttaatattttttatgtaattttagattttaaataaactattagtttattatttacaatattaagtCCGATTTATATAGCAGTATAAGAAGTCATGTAGCTCCCAAGACCAGTTGTCCATTTTAAGCCCAAATATTTTatcaagatcttttttttttcacttttcttaCAGGATTTTGCAACAAGAGGCAAGCTTGCAGTGCAAAACATGGTGCAGAAAGTGGGATTCTTTGGAATTCTAGCTTGCGCCTCTGTAAGTATCAATCTTGaacatttttgtcctttttatctcatatttctgattattttcctcacaattctgagatattaacacagaattgtgagaaatattATATTGCAATAAATAATCTTTTCTGAGAAGGAAAGTCTGAATTATGATTAAAACTTTAACTTTTAATGCggaaacaaaaaaactaatgtgaaatgcaaactcagtcaaaattgcaagatgtgggggaaaaaaaagtcataaatgaAAGAAGTTGCAATtagttgcaaaatattttttttatgtgtatacaTTATATGATTAGCTTCTAAATATAAAATCTTTCAAGAGCCATTAATGCAATGTCTCTATTAaccctataatttttttttatttataaaatgcagttatttttgcttattttataaTTCCATATTTCACATGTAAGTGGTTTACAGTTGCGTATCCAGGGAGTGTGTTTGTTGTGAATAAGCAGTTGATATTCTGAGTTCACCATGCATTTTCCAGTATAGTATCTCTCAGTGCTTACAATGTTTCTCAGATCCCAAATCCCTTGTTTGACCTGGCTGGAATCACCTGCGGTCATTTCCTGATTCCCTTTTGGACCTTCTTTGGTGCAACTCTCATCGGAAAGGCCTTTATTAAGATGCACATTCAGGTATGCAGCGAGTGCAAAAACAAATGCCTGTTACACA is drawn from Carassius auratus strain Wakin chromosome 40, ASM336829v1, whole genome shotgun sequence and contains these coding sequences:
- the vmp1 gene encoding vacuole membrane protein 1, translating into MAANGAECEQPQKRLGPKDKQNGSSTDSSLRERKQQDREERLSLVMWKRPFTTLQYFFIETLITLKEWTWKLWQRRGVVFLAVVLFSLFSMAYSIEGEHQQYVQYLEKKFLWCAYWVGLGILSSVGLGTGLHTFLLYLGPHIASVTLAAYECGSVNFPEPPYPAQIVCPEEEVLQESITLWTIMSKVRLEACMWGAGTAIGELPPYFMARAARLSGADPDDEDYEEFEEMLEQAQSPQDFATRGKLAVQNMVQKVGFFGILACASIPNPLFDLAGITCGHFLIPFWTFFGATLIGKAFIKMHIQKLFVIITFSKHIVEQMVSLIGIIPGIGASLQKPFREYLEAQRAKLHNPAGDGAAAGESWLSWVFEKVVLVMVCYFILSIINSMAQSYAKRLQQKQYSEEKTK